The Gadus macrocephalus chromosome 12, ASM3116895v1 genome segment AATGTAATGTATTGTAAAGTTCTCCCCTGACATAGATCTACACTGTTTGGTTGTTGTTGAGGAACAACCAAATGACCGATGTCTGGTCTCATTCAGAAACAGTATCAACATACAAAGTCTAATTCAGTCTTCAATCAAATGAACATATATGCTCCTGAAGGTATTAGAGAAACACATCATATCATAATGTTGGTTCACTTTTTGcttcaacaaaaacaaacaagtgaATGTCACATAATCTTAACAAAATTACACAAATTGGTAATAATTTTATCCTGAGCAGAAGAGTGGATAGTGGCAAATCTTCATATTTTCTTTGCCATGGGTCGTAGTTCTGAATTGCAATATCAAAAAGACTTAGAATTTACCTTAAGTGTTAATAATTGTCTAATTGATAATATACAGTGGTTTTATATGTGAAATTATAATTACCTAaagaattaattaaataaagatTTCGATTCTAAATAATTTCCCTATCTATGTAGATACACATTTTATTGGATATTTGATTATCTAATATAATACAATTGTTAATGGATATGAGCCATACATCAGTGGCTAAATGGCTTATCTCTTTGTGGGTGGCTAATGGGGTTAAGCAGAGGATATTGTACATTTTGGTTCATCTGGTCATGTCCAACTACTAGTAGATGTTTTGATATAGTAGGTGGCCATTTTGTGGCTGATTTGAAAAGTACAAATTAATCTCATAGCGTGACGAAGTTAGAGAGGTCCTGAAGAGGAAAGTCAGTCGGGTGTTGATTTGTGGTCCCTCATTGCGAGAATAATATTTTCAAAGAATAATAGTCGAAAAGATCACTCTCACTACAAAATAGTATTTTCCCAACCTAATATAGTGTAATGTCATCATTATGAATATAAAATAACTTCATCTGGTTAAGGAAACCCTCAGGTCAATATAAATGTCATTTATTTATACGTTTATTTCACAGAACAATGCCaaacacatataggcctactgcaccAGAAAAAAAATGCATGCTAATTTTCATCGCTCCTTCCTGGATGGGAGGTTTCAATACCACGCATGCACCCGCATACATTTTAATGAGACGGGGCTGTTCAACTTCTGCACCATATAAGTACGTTTCAATCGTTGTTTCGGGAATCACAAATAGATGGCCAAGTGATACAATGGCCACCTTCAAAACTTTCGACTATAACTTTTGAAAGTCTACGGGCCCTCAATAAAGACCTGCCGATACTCCGACCCACTTTCTCCCTCAAACCATTCGTTGTTATTCTCACAACACAGAAGAACACTCATGAGAAACCCTAGTCCTCCTTGTACCTTTCCTCCAGTATCACTACCCAGACCGCTAAACCATTTTGTCCATTCATTCAAACCCTACTCGGTGCGTCCAGAGGAGACATCCTAGATCTAAGATGGAGGTTCAGGACATTATGCTGCCACGTCTCTGTTCTCGCAGATCGAAGCAATAACCTTAATCACAACTCCAAGCCACTATTCTgtgaaaaatgaaaataaatagaaaacatTTTCATATTGATGActcaggtgtttttttttcttataacTGTCGACTAATGAGCAGATGGATGATTTGCATAGCCAACATCCCCATTTCTTGGAAGGTTTCACAGTGATTCGTCACCTGGGTCCCTCAATGTGTTACTATCAATGGTACAGCTTTTCTTAAAGTTCAATAGGTCTTCTCCCCTCTGTTAAGTTGATTCACCGATTGCGCAATCCATTCGGCGGTTACTTTTAATATATGATTCTCATAACAACTCTCAAAAGGCCACACATGCTGCCATTTGGTTTGGATTTCACAGAAAGACTCTGCTCATGTGACTTATTTGATCAGAGtatacacaagacacacacacataactggaAACCTGTGATACCAATGACTGAGCATAACACAAAGTGGCTTTCTTTTTAGGACATGACAGAAAAATAGCTCTACATCTGAGTAGGAGGCCGCTATGTGTACAGGCATGTGTAAcccgccccccccagcagcacccaCATTTCCCTAGGGATTACGGGTGCAGTCATTGCGTGACCTGGTGGTTTCTGTCTGTTAGGGCCGGGTGAGCTGCATCTGCTGGCAGGTGCAGGATGAACCCTGGGTCACgaccccctggggggggggggggggggggcgctaggTGCTGTCCCCCAGGTAGTGTGGATAGTCCACCATGGGGAATTTGTTGTTGCAAACTGGTGGCTGTCACAAAGACATTCTCTGACTTTCACAAACTTTTTTTCAATCAATCCAGCATGCAGGGGCTTTGAGAAACACATTAGACTAATATTATGTTCTTATCAAACATTGTATTCCCCTGGCAGGATATGAAATACCGTTGTATATCTGCTTCAGATCACTCCAAGCAAAACTTGTGAGTAGCTCAATTGTCGATTGGTCAATCATAGCCTGAAACGTTTTCAATGATTTTATGTTATTCCTCCCACAATCATATTCAAAAGATAACCTGATGCTATCGTTTACTATGGGTGTCGTTTGTCTTTGAGGATGCCATACTTCAAGGACAGCATCGTCTTCATCCACGAGTCTCGACTGCAGGGAGGAGGCTGTCTAGTCCACTGGTGAGTCAGAAGCAGGGGCCATGATGAAGACCCTATGGCTGTTTTTATTAGACACAGCTCCAACATGTATTTTTTGGTCAAACAGTGACTCGAATTGAGATGTTTGTATTTCctataaacaaaacaatgatCATTTGGGAATCAAACAAGTCGCCTGAATCCGGGTAAGACAGGCAAACGCCAATTTACAAATACCTCGGCGTATCCCTTTAACAGTAGAGCACAACCACGGATAGTAGCCTTCATTGATCCACTAAAGAAACCAGAGAAAGGAGGGAACACTTTGTGGTGACTATGTCCTCCACTCCTCCAGTGTGGCGGGGGTGTCCCGCAGCGTCACCCTGGTGGTGGCGTACCTCATGACGGTGACGGGCCTGGGCTGGGTGGACTGCCTGGCTGCAATCAGGGCTGCCAGGCCCTGTGCCAGACCAAACCTGGGCTTCCTGCGGCAGCTGGAGGAGTATGAAAATCTAGACCTGGCCCAGGTGAGTCCCATCCACCAGGGGATGTCGGTAAGATTCTACTGCAGACTCTACCGAGCCATCCGTTAGCTATCGAAATGCTCCTTGAGAATATCTTTGCTGATTTTAAGCGCACCAACCTCAGTTTGAACTCAACAGCTTCTGGTTCTTTTCTGACCATTCAGGGCATCTTTTCCCTGATTTGTTCGGGGAATCCATATTTCCTATCAATCACATTTGCGTTATCACGTCAATGGCGGGAAAACTTGGAGAGGGAAGGAGCAGAGATGGAGGGTGCGTTATTTGAGGTTGTTCATTTTCAGAATGGCACTCTTCTGCTCTTTTCCGCTCTCCCTCAAtctttacaactctcaaatcTTACCTTAGCCACTCTGAGAACCTAAAGGCAAAGCAGGTAAAGGGGTAAGGCATTGTCCCAGGGATGCCTCCAGGTCGATTGTAAACATTGGAGCTAGAACCCAGAACTTTTAAATGCATGACGTACCTATCAACCCCTCCTGATACTCGGGTCGATTTGAGTGTTGGTCTCTCTTCTCAGCTCAATGCATTGTATCTATTTTTCCGCTACAGTATAGGACATGGTGGACGGAGCAGTTTGGGAAGAACCCGTTCAACGACCACGAGGAAATCAAGGCTCTTTTGGACCGGAAATCCCAGGACAACAGTGACGCCATGGCAACCAGTATAGTGGCGCCTATGGCAACCAGTAGAACCTAGTGTTCATCAACTACCATCCAATGCAGTCATGCATGGATGTAGGAGGGGCCTGAccttgccagtgtgtgtgtgtgtgtgtgtgtgtgtgtgtgtgtgtgtgtgtgtgtgtgtgtgtgtgtgtgtgtgtgtgtgtgtgtgtgtgtgtgtgtgtgtgggtgtgtatgtgtgtttatagatACATACAAAATGGTATTCAAATATTGTCTTGAAAAACAATAATTCTCTGACAAAACCGGTTTACATTGTGTAATGGCGTGTTATtaatcattcatttattttgatattttgaGAATAGGCCAGAGAAGAGACTATGTGGTTAGACAGCTCCTAACATCGAAACAACATGCTAGAGCAGTCAAGGTTAACATCAagaattgtttttctttgtagATTGGAAAGCGAGATGTTATAGGTTATACACGGTTATATCACTTGTAGAATAATCAATTAATCGTGAAACATGAGTCATTTATTAAAGTGGACGTCTGTCCAATCGGCCTGCCGTGTGTGGTCGGCTATTATGTTATGACACTTTGCAATTCAACCGAGTGATCGATAGTTTCTCAATTCACGTGTAAATAATAGTGCCCACACATTTTActttacttaggcctacttcatTTCAAAGAAATGCATTTGCCTCAATCTTCGTTGAAAATGTTTTCCAAGTGTGCGGGTGTTATGTAGAATACGATCAATGATAGCCTACCAACTCTGACACAGGGTTTTCCCCCTGCAGCGTTACTGGAGGAGCGCAGCTCACAGGAGATAAGATTAAACATAAGGGCAGGTGCCTGAGCAGCATCGTCGCAACCCCACTGCCCCCGCCCCTTGTAGCTCAAGAGTTCATTTAAGAGGGTTTGCCAAATCGACGGCTTTGCCAAATCGACGGCTTTATAAGACTAATCGGTTTCAAAATGATCTGATCTGGTGTCGAATTTCGGAAGTTTTTTGGTAACTTATTTTTGTTGAAAGTAAAATCATTTATTGTGTTTGACAGTGTATAGCATTAACATTGGAATTGATTGCTCGAttaagaaataaacaaaataaatataacaaCAGAAAGGTTCTTCTGGGAACTTTACTGACGGACAGATGAACCTCGAAGCGGATTACACAGCGACGGGGAGCAGCGGGAACGGAAAACTACGTCAATGGCTCATAGATCAGGTGGACAGTGGGACGTATCCCGGTCTGATTTGGGAGAACGACGAGAAGAGCATCTTCAGGATACCATGGAAACACGCGGGGAAGCAGGACTATAACAGAGATGAGGACGCCGCGCTTTTCAAGGTAAGCAAGCGAGGGGCATCGGCAATGCAGCCAAATGATCGATCGGCAATGTTTGGCACGTATAGTTGACCGGCCCtctcttggtgtgtgtctgcaggcttGGGCACTGTTTAAGGGCAAGTTTCGGGAGGGTATCGACAAAGCGGACCCGCCGACCTGGAAGACGCGCTTACGTTGCGCGCTGAATAAAAGTAATGATTTCGAAGAGCTGGTCGACCGAAGCCAACTGGACATCTCGGACCCTTACAAAGTGTACCGTATCATCCCAGAGGGCGACAAGAGAAGTACGTTGCAGACAGAATGCACATTCGCAAATCGGGAAATATGGATGTCAGCATACAAGCACGGTTAAGGGGGCATACATATTCATGTACTAATTATGTGGCATTTATTTCTTGCCACTATGAACACTAATCGGGTTCTATTGTTCTTAATGCACATACTGGGTGTGTGATGTGCCCTTTAAAACCGcagtcatttatttatatatttttacttatATGACTTCGAGAACACACTCAATCTCACTAGAAGAGCACCCAACCAAGAGACCGATTGTTAACTGAATAAAACATGAGATGACCTTCTGTACGTTTGTGTAAGTTTTTCTTCTTATTCAGTTATACAAAAACTAATCAATGATTTATTTTTAGGACCCAGACAGGAGGACAGTCCTTTGAGTCCATTGAGCTATCCATCCTACCCTGCCCTTCACAGCCAGGTACTGCTCATATGTAGACTtggcagtgtgtgagtgagtgagagtgagagttagagagagagggagagacagagaaatattGAATGTGCTGAACGGCCACACTATGTGACTAAAAATATGTCTCATGCTCATACATCCCACTTTACATTTGTCTAACATCTTTCCCTCTCTGGCTCGCTCTTCAGATACCCCACTGCATGCCTAATCCAGAGAGTGGCTGGAGAGAATTCTACCCGGAGCAGGCCTTCCTTCCAGAGCTCCACATCCCACAATGTTCCTACCCCCCTCACTCATGGCAGGGCCCCCCCATAGAGAACGGTACAGCACAACCTAATTGTGAAACCACCACTCCTGCAGTCGTTTCAGTCATTAGGTGCAGTCCCAGCActatgctgggtgtgtgtgtgtcacagggtgagtgattgagtgagtgagctaCTGAGTGCGTTTCTCACTGAGTGAATGCATAAGGGCGCGCGTCATTTGAAATGAGAGTGCTGTATTTTTCATTGTTAGATAATGTGTGAGCACATGCTCTTGAAACTGCTGAATACATTTGCTTTTTGGCTGAGCATCGGCACATTGAGCTTCTGAGTGCTGGCTCATCTGACCACAGGCCTGGTGCACCGTAGTATATACTATATGCAACCTAGTGAACCCTGCTCGTTTCCCAGCAGCATACCAGATCAAGGGCTCCTTTTACTCGTACACGCATGCTGACGTACAGCCCTCCGCCTTCACCCTTGACCCCGGCATGAGACCAGCAGACCCTCTTTCTGGTAACAGCAGCCCATGTgggcacgcactcacacacacacacacacattctaactCCATGACCCAGTTTATTTAGAGCTCTAAGCTATTTATTTGTTTCTCCCTACGCCCAGACCTTCGCCTGCATGTGTCcgtgttctcccgggacgcTCTCGTGAGGGAGGTGACCATCTCCAACCCAAAGGGCTGTCATCTGATCCCCTGGGCCCTGGAGGAAAAGGCCTACGTTTCCCCAGGGGCCCCGGACCTGGTTCCCCTGCCCCCGGAGGGCCTGACGCTCCAGAGGATGGCAGGGGAGGAGGGTCCCCCAAGCTCTCTGGCCATGCAGGGCGTGAGGCTGTGGATGACCCCAGAAGGCCTCTACGCCCGGCGGCAGTGCCAGGAGAGTGTGTACTGGCAGGAGGGGGTATCCCCTTACAAGGAAAAACTCaacgagatggagagagaggtcaaCTGCAAAGTGCTTGACACCCAGGACTTCCTCACAGGTCAGGATGAGGGTCAAAGCAACTGCGTGCGCGTGATGATGGAACCGTTTCTAAATAGTGTGAACAGGGAAAAGATGAAGGAGGGCCGACTAGTCATGTGACCTTTGCATCAGGCACCTCTCAAGCCCACACCCAACAGCACTagttttacattttgacagccTTTTGCATGTGCAATGTGACTTGGAGTTTCCAGTCATAATAACCCAAAATGTCAATGCCACTTCATTGGAATTTCTGTCTTTTGTTTCACCCGAAAGCCTTACTACTTTAGCTCATTTAGCCAGATGTGGTTGTGAGATCATGTTCAGCTGAACACTCATTGACAAAATGCCACTACCTGTTTTTCAGAAATCCAAAGTTATGGGCTCCATGGCCGGCCCATACCTCCTTTCCAGGCCTTGCTGTGTTTTGGGGACGAGTGTGTCGACACGGAGAGACCAAGAAGGAGCCTCACCGTGCAGGTACGATTTCTGGGCACGCACATGGGATGCACAGGGTTGACCTTATATACGCACTGAATGATCAGCAGTCTGATGCCAACACATTCACTGCTGCTTCTTTTCATCCTGCAGGTGGAACCCTTGTTTGCAAGGCAGCTGTTTTACTATGCCCAGCAAACCGGCGGACACTATTACCGTGGCTACGAGCATCACGGTGTCCCAGAACACATAAGCCCCTCTGAGGACTATCAGCGGGCAATctcacaccaccatcaccaccacggcAGTATGATGCAGGAGTGATCTCGACCGATGTTGGATACTTGGATGGATAAAGGAGCAGACACGTTTGGATGTCACTAACATGAAATCCCGATTGGTTGAGCTGCAAAATCTGTGAAACTGTTGGTAACAGCGAAATCAACAAACATGGACCAAACATCTTGGACTAAAAACAGTTATGTTAAATATGTATTATGtgctattgttttttttctcaatgTGTATGAGACGTGATTTCAGGGTTGTATAGAGACAGATGTTATCTGGGCTGCACTGACTGGGAGTTATGAATGAAAATAGGCTCCGCCAGAACAAGACAGAATCTGAGGAACTGTCTGAGGCAGACTTTGTACAACCACTTCACTATCAGTGTGACCACAGGTACCTTCTTTAAGGTCGAATTATTAACAGTATAAATAATGATGTATTTAAGAAGATTGTATACATATGGAAAACACTTAACAAATTTAGACCGAAATTCGAAGTTTCTTTGAAACTTGGTCTGCCAATATTGGGATGCTTTgggatgaaagaaaacatatgaaCATGCATAAAAAACACTCATACATACGTAGGTAAGCATTCAGGAAGTGTGATTCGGCTGGTTAGTCAAACAGATATTATAACCAACTTGATGACATCAAcacgggaggaagaggaagaggttggCCTCTCTTTCCGTTGTATGCCGAAGAGTGCCTTCTTCTAACGCTGTAGATAATATTTCCACTTCCacggaaaaagaagaaaaaaaagtttaaaaaactAGACTTTTCCGCTGTACAATTTGTCTGAAAGGATAAACAAGGGTGGAACTAGATTAAGTTCCACTAAAGTACTACCCGCTATCTTCATTGCAGATCTACCAGCTCACATTTGTATAGGTACACACCTCTGCACCTAAAAAATAGAATCCAAGTGTAATTGGATTCTATTTTATTAAAGGGTCAGATGTCTGGTTGGTATTGggagatatatttatatattttatatgtatCTGGTAGCAAGTTGCAAAAACAAGTGTTTTGTACAGTAACAAAAATTGATCAATCACTGTGTTGTCAAGTTTGGCTTGCGATGAACTCTTCCATTAAATctattacattttatatttttccaCATGCAGTGAAATCTTATTCCACACTTAAAATCAACTGAGTCTGGGCAAATAACTAGACTTGTAATTTTTTCCAGAATTGGaacatctaaaaaaaaaaaaataataatactttgACGCAAAAGTCCCCTGCTCAGTTGTTTTACTGTAAACGGAGAAACAGTGGAGAAAAAATGACACAAAGTGGTTACTTTCAACCTCCTTTGTTGAATTAATCAGTGGGTGGACAGGAAGTTAACTTTAGATAGAGAATCAAAACAACTTGATCCTCCCCTCATGAGAAAAAACCCACAGATACACAAGGTGCGTTTACGATTGCAGAGATTTGAGTTTAAAGAGACAGAATACCGTTACTATAGAGACCTTCTGCAGCAATCTTAAGATCATGTACATACATTTGTGCGTTCGTTTTTTCTCTCACGTGGGACCTAAAGGTGTGGCACCATGTGCCCTTTGGTGTCTGAGTGTAGTGACCACAATTGTGATGCTAGATTTGCTTTGACACTCACTACCTTATTTTTTCTGGGTTACAATGCGTGTACAGTTTATGTGGCTGATGGTGTCTAACCGTCTCTCTAACGGGCTTCAGGCTTTCCCGTACACTTGCACGCCCACAAACGTTCTCCGGCCAGAAAGTATAACTGCGAGACAAACGCTCAGGTTTTCCATAGATGAATAGTGTGCTTGTACGTATGACACCTAACCACACCCCTGTGGCTAAATAACTGCAACTCATAAGGCGTTGAAAAAAGAGACGTCTTATTTTGCTTTGAATTGTTCATGTGGATGGACGAGCAGATCATGGTGGCCATTTGAGATGGAAAAGAGAAATGAGAATTACAAACAGTTTGGACCCTTGTAACCAGATAATGCCGAGATCCAACCTAAACGGAGTGCTGAGGAAAAGCCTAGAGTGAAAATGGCCAAAATATTCTAGGGTCGACGTTAATTTGGTTTTCGTTTCCTTGCTAAATGAAAGTTAGGGAAATGAGTGGTCTTCCAAATAATTTGCATTCATGGCTTCATCTTTCGGAATAACAAGAGGCAGATTTGTTAAAGTGACTTGATTTCGATTTATTCTGAGTACATCGATACATTGCAGAGATTATAGTGAGCATCGTTGCCCGTAAGCACATCAGTGGAGCAGAGCAAGTTGAGACATGTTCTGGTGGTTCTATCTCTTGAAGGGCTGAACAGAAGAGGGCTGGAAGCAAGTGAGCTGTAGCTGCATGCCACTCTTGAACGTGTTGAGGAGCTCCTCCTgtgacctagagagagagagagagagagagagagagagagagagagagagagagagagagagagacagagacagagacagagacagagagagagagagagagagcgactatAGCGGCATTTCACAGTTTGACTAGCAATGCAAATACACTTTTAATCAGTCAAACAGAATCATGTTTCGGTTAACCATAAGGAGGCGTTATGTACAAAAGGAAAAGatactaattttttttttttattaatgtgttTGCACTTGTGTGCATGATGTAGTGGATGGGTAAGCGAAACTCACTTCTTGTCGGCTCCGCTGTGGAGCTGAGGAAGAGGCTCCAACGCCTGCCTGAAGTTTGCACTACAAAGTCACACAAAGAGTTATGCTGTTAAAGCTCCCACAAAATGAAAAGTTTGGTCTCTTGGCCCGAATCGGTTTACATCGAGTTGAATTACATCCATATCATTATTTAGACCaacaagaataaaaaaatattcaatGTACATATCTTTCAGTAGGAAATATTTGCagacaaaaatgtgcaagtgcTTACGTAGTATTAAGTGGTTCTGACACATTTTTGTTTGCCCAATGACATGACTCTTGTCAACTATGCTGCAGACCTCCATGTGTGTTTACACTAACTGCTAAGCGCTGCTGCGGCTAAACTCTATGCTAACCAACGCGACAGACCCTCCCCCTTTAAGAAAAGCCATGTCCTGCCTCAACCCCATTTTCTGTTCTCAATAAAGTCGCTCGGAAAAATGCCATCCGACTTCCGTGAATGGGGCCTTTTATGCAGACTGCCCACCAAACAGACAAATGGGGAAGAACTTGTGCGAGCCGAAAACCTTGGGTCCATGACATACACATGCTCCCGCATAACACAGAGAGCATGCAGGCGTACACGCAGAAGCCACACATGCACGCTCGCCCGCGCACACCAACGAGTCACATTTACATTACTTGGTGGTGGCTTACGAACAGGAAGTGAAAGCAATCtggttcagagtgtgtgtgtgtgtgtgtgtgtgtgtgtgtgtgtgtgtgtgtgtgtgtgtgtgtgtgtgtg includes the following:
- the LOC132469588 gene encoding interferon regulatory factor 4-like isoform X2, with product MNLEADYTATGSSGNGKLRQWLIDQVDSGTYPGLIWENDEKSIFRIPWKHAGKQDYNRDEDAALFKAWALFKGKFREGIDKADPPTWKTRLRCALNKSNDFEELVDRSQLDISDPYKVYRIIPEGDKRRPRQEDSPLSPLSYPSYPALHSQIPHCMPNPESGWREFYPEQAFLPELHIPQCSYPPHSWQGPPIENAYQIKGSFYSYTHADVQPSAFTLDPGMRPADPLSDLRLHVSVFSRDALVREVTISNPKGCHLIPWALEEKAYVSPGAPDLVPLPPEGLTLQRMAGEEGPPSSLAMQGVRLWMTPEGLYARRQCQESVYWQEGVSPYKEKLNEMEREVNCKVLDTQDFLTEIQSYGLHGRPIPPFQALLCFGDECVDTERPRRSLTVQVEPLFARQLFYYAQQTGGHYYRGYEHHGVPEHISPSEDYQRAISHHHHHHGSMMQE
- the LOC132469588 gene encoding interferon regulatory factor 4-like isoform X1; translation: MNLEADYTATGSSGNGKLRQWLIDQVDSGTYPGLIWENDEKSIFRIPWKHAGKQDYNRDEDAALFKAWALFKGKFREGIDKADPPTWKTRLRCALNKSNDFEELVDRSQLDISDPYKVYRIIPEGDKRRPRQEDSPLSPLSYPSYPALHSQIPHCMPNPESGWREFYPEQAFLPELHIPQCSYPPHSWQGPPIENAAYQIKGSFYSYTHADVQPSAFTLDPGMRPADPLSDLRLHVSVFSRDALVREVTISNPKGCHLIPWALEEKAYVSPGAPDLVPLPPEGLTLQRMAGEEGPPSSLAMQGVRLWMTPEGLYARRQCQESVYWQEGVSPYKEKLNEMEREVNCKVLDTQDFLTEIQSYGLHGRPIPPFQALLCFGDECVDTERPRRSLTVQVEPLFARQLFYYAQQTGGHYYRGYEHHGVPEHISPSEDYQRAISHHHHHHGSMMQE
- the LOC132469591 gene encoding dual specificity protein phosphatase 22-B-like isoform X2, which codes for MGNGINKILPGLYLGNLKDSQDKDLLAKFNITHILSIHDTAKPVLEDMKYRCISASDHSKQNLMPYFKDSIVFIHESRLQGGGCLVHCVAGVSRSVTLVVAYLMTVTGLGWVDCLAAIRAARPCARPNLGFLRQLEEYENLDLAQYRTWWTEQFGKNPFNDHEEIKALLDRKSQDNSDAMATSIVAPMATSRT
- the LOC132469591 gene encoding dual specificity protein phosphatase 22-B-like isoform X1, which codes for MGNGINKILPGLYLGNLKDSQDKDLLAKFNITHILSIHDTAKPVLEDMKYRCISASDHSKQNLCRLSLRMPYFKDSIVFIHESRLQGGGCLVHCVAGVSRSVTLVVAYLMTVTGLGWVDCLAAIRAARPCARPNLGFLRQLEEYENLDLAQYRTWWTEQFGKNPFNDHEEIKALLDRKSQDNSDAMATSIVAPMATSRT